Genomic DNA from Pseudomonas fitomaticsae:
TCAGGCCCAATACCTCGAATCCGGCAAACCCGGCGATCCGGCCAGTTGGCGCAGCGCCGAATTCCTGCGTGACTGGGGCCTGAACCGGATGCAGGCCGATCAGGCCTACGCCGCCGGCATCACCGGCAAGGGCGTGAAGATCGGCGCGCTGGACTCCGGTTTCGACGCCGCCCATCCCGAATTCGCCAGTGACCGTTATCACCCGGTACTGGCCAGCGGCAGCTACCTCGACGGCTCGCTGTTCAACGTCAACGGCACCCTCAACCCGAACAACGACTCCCACGGCACCCATGTGGTCGGCACCATGGGCGCGTCCCGCGATGGCACCGGCATGCATGGCGTCGCGTACAACGCGCAAATCTACGTCGGCAACACCAACAAGAACGACAGTTTCCTGTTCGGCCCCAACCCGGATCCGCGCTATTTCAAAGCGGTGTACGACGCTCTGGCCGATGCCGGCGTGCGGGCGATCAACAACAGTTGGGGCAGTCAGCCGCCGGATGTCAGCTATCGGACGCTTGCTGATTTGCATGCGGCTTACGCCCAGCACTGGAACAAGGGCACCTGGCTGGATGCGGCGGCGGACGTTTCCCGTCGCGGCGTGATAAACGTGTTCAGCGCCGGCAACAGCGGCTACCCGAATGCCAGCGTGCGCTCGGCGCTGCCGTACTTTCAGCCGGATCTGGAAGGCCACTGGCTGGCGGTCTCCGGGCTCGATCAAAGCAATCAGCAGAAGTACAACCAGTGCGGCCTCGCCAAATACTGGTGCATCACCACGCCGGGGGCGAAGATCGACAGCACCATTCCCGACGGCGGTTATGCGATCAAGTCCGGGACCTCGATGGCCGCGCCGCACGCTACCGGGGCACTGGCGCTGGTGATGGAACGCTACCCGTACATGAACAACCAGCAGGCGCTCGAAGTGCTGCTGACCACGGCCACTCAACTTGACGGCTCGGTCACTGACGTGCCGACCGAGCGAGTCGGCTGGGGCGTGGCCAACCTGTACCGGGCAATGCGCGGGCCGGGGCAATTGCTCGGGGCGTTCGACGTCCATCTGGCAGCCGGGCAGAGTGATGTCTGGAGCAATGACATCAGCGACAAGGCGCTGATCCAGCGCCAGAGCGAAGATCTCGCCGAACACAGCGCCTGGCAGCAAACCCTGCAAAGCAAAGGCTGGCAGAACGGCGTGCCGGCCGGCGCCAGCCAGCAGGATCAGACCGATTACGCCGTGGGCTTGGCCCGCGACGCAGCGGCGGCCGGTCGGGTGTACCAGGGCAGCCTGATCAAGTCAGGCGACGGTCGACTGACGCTGACCGGTGAAAACACTTATCGCGGGCCGACCACGGTCAATGGCGGCCTGCTGACGGTGAACGGATCGCTGACCTCGGCCGTGACCGTCAACGACGGTGGCACCCTCGGCGGCTCCGGGCGAATCGCTGCGCTGACCGCCAACAGCGGCGGCCGGGTGGCACCGGGCAATTCGATTGGCACTTTGAACGTGGCCGGTGATGTGACCTTCGCCCCGGGTTCGACCTACGCGGTGGAACTGTCTCCCACCAGCAGCGACCGCATCGTCGCCGGCGGCATCGCTGCCATCAACGGCGCCACCGTGAGCCTGTCGCTGGAAAACAGCCCGACCCTGCTCAGCACCGCCGAAACGAAAAGCCTGCTCGGCCGGCAATTCGACATCCTGCAAGCGGCGGGCGGCATTCAGGGGCGGTTCGGCGCGGTGCTGCCGGATTACCTGTTCATCGGAGGCAGCCTGGGCTACAGCGACAACGGCATTGGCTTGAACGTCGAGCGCAACGCGACATCGTTCGCCAGCGTTGGCCGGACACCGAATCAGCGCTCCGTGGCCACTGCCGTCGAAGGCTTGGGCGCGGGCAACTCCGTTTACGAAAGCCTGCTGTTGTCGGCTACCGCCAGTGATGCGCAACAAGCCTTTCAACAGCTGAGCGGTGAAGTCTATCCGGCCCTCGGCTCAGTGCTGATCAACGACAGCCGGCAACTGCGCGACGCCATAGGCGAACGCCTGCACGATGCCCAAGCCACGCAGAGCAATGGCTGGATCAAGGCCCTCGGCGCCTGGGGCAGCACCGACTCGCGCCATGACACCGCCGGTTACAACACCTCCATCGGCGGTTTGCTGGCCGGTGTCGACGGCGCACTGGACGAGCAGACCCGCATCGGTCTGGTCACCGGTTACAGCGACAGTTCGTTGAGCATGGGTTCGGGTACCCATTCCTCGGCCAAGGTCGACAGCTATCACCTCGGCGCCTACGCCGGTCACGAACTCGGCGCCTGGCGCTTGAGCACCGGCGCGGCCTACAGCTGGCATCGCGCCGATGTGAAGCGCGACCTGCAGTACGGCAACGTCAGCGCCAAGCAGAAAGCCAAGGTCGATGCCGCCACCACCCAGGTATTCGGCGAGGCGGCTTATCGACTGAACCTGCAACCGCTGGCCCTGGAGCCGTTCGTCAACCTGGCCTACGTGCATCTGGACACCGACAGCTTCACCGAGAAGGGCGACGCCGCCGCGCTGAAAAGTGGCGACGACCAGCGCGATGCGGTGCTGAGCACCCTTGGCGTGCGGGCGATCAAGACCTTCGACCTGCCGTCCGCACAGAAGCTGGAAGTGAGCGGACACCTTGGCTGGCAGCACAGCCTGACCGATATCGAATCCGAACAGCATTTGCGCTTCGCTAGCGGCAGTACGCCGTACACGGTCGAAAGCTCGCCACTGGTGCGCGACGCTGCGCTGGTCGGCGTACAGGCCAGCCTGGCACTGACCCGCGACGTGCGGATCAACCTTGATTACACCGGACAACTGGCCAGCCGCGAGAAGCAGCACGGCGTGGGCCTGAGCCTGAACTGGCAGTTCTGAACAAACGGATTTTTCGCAACATCACTAAGGAAGGTCGCTGGATGAAAAATAACAACACCCCCGCGCAATCGGGTGGATGCTTTCGCCTGAAAACTCTCAATTTCGCTTTACTCTGCGCATTGGCCAGCTGGGGCAGCGCACACGCGGCGCCCTACGTGGAAAGCGGTCGGGCAGGGGATCCGGGCAGTTGGCGCAGCGCCGAATTCCAGGCCGACTGGGGCCTGGGCGCCATCGGGGCGGATTACGCCTACGCCGCCGGTTACACCGGTAAAGGCGTGAAACTGGGGATCTTCGACCAGCCGGTCTACGCCGCGCACCCGGAGTTTTCCGGCAGCAACAAGGTCATCACCCTGGTCACCACGGGGATCCGCGAATACACCGACCCGTATATCCCGGTCAAAGCCGGGGACGCGTTCCGCTATGACGGTTCGCCCTCGGTCGGTTCCGACGGCAAGCTCGGTGCCCACGGCACCCACGTCGGTGGTATCGCCGCCGGCAGCCGTGACGGCGGGCCGATGCACGGTGTGGCGTTCGGCGCGCAGATCATCAGCGCCGACAACGGCGACCCTGGCCCGGAAGACGGTATCGTGCGCGGCAACGACGGCGCGGTGTACAAGGCCGGCTGGGATGCGCTGATCGCCAGTGGCGCTCGGATCATCAACAACAGCTGGGGCATCGGCATCACCGACCGTTTCGACCTCGGCGGCCGTGACCCGGCTTACCCGCACTTCACCGTCAACGACGCGCAAGTGCAGTTCAACGAAATCCGCACACTGCTGGGCACCAAACCCGGCGGTGCCTACGACGGTGCAATCGCCGCCGCGCGCAGCGGGATCGTGACGATTTTCGCGGCGGGCAACGACTACAACCTGAACAACCCGGACGCCATCGCTGGCCTCGGTTACTTCGTGCCGGACATTGCGCCGAACTGGATCACCGTCGCCGCTTTGCAGAAGAATCCGGATCTGGCCAGCGCCAATCCGTACATCATGAGTACGTTCTCTTCGCGCTGCGGCTACACCGCCAGTTTCTGCGTGTCGGCACCGGGTACGAAAATCTTCAGCTCGATCATCGAAGGCACCAACGCCGACAACCTGACCACCGGCTACAAGAACTACAACGGCACCTCGATGGCCGCGCCGCACGTGGCCGGTTCCATGGCGGTGCTGATGGAGCGCTTCCCGTACATGTCCGGCGATCAGGTCGCCAGCGTATTGCGCACCACCGCCACCGACCTAGGCGCACCGGGCATCGACGCCCTGTACGGCTGGGGCATGATCAACCTGCGCAAGGGCATCGACGGCCCGGCGATGTTCGTCACCGAGCAGGACATCCCCGAAGAGTTCCGCATCAAGGGCGCCTACGGCTCCGGACAGTTCGTGGCCGATCTGCCAGGCATCGGCGCGATCATCGATGCGGGCAAACCCACCGAACGCGTGTGCACCGACATCACCTGCGGGCTCGACACCTGGCGCAACGACATTTCCGGCCATGGCGGTCTGACCAAGCAAGGCATCGGCACCCTGGTGCTGACCGGCAACAACACCTACAGCGGCCCGACCCTGGTCAATCAGGGTCGACTGGCAATCAATGGCTCGCTGCAATCGGCGGTCACGGTCAATGACGGCGGGATCCTCGGCGGCAACGGCCGGATCACTGCGCTGACCGCCAACAGCGGCGGTACCGTGGCGCCGGGCAATTCCATCGGCACCTTGAACGTGGCCGGTGACGTGACCTTCGCGCCGGGTTCGATCTATGCAGTGGAAGTATCTCCCACCAGCAGTGACCTTATCGTTGCCGGTGGCAAAGCCGTGATTGAAGGGGCGACCGTGACCATGTCGCTGGAAAACAGCCCGACCCTGCTGAGCACCAGCGAAGTGAAAAGTCTGCTCGGGACGCAGTTCAACATCCTGCAGGCGGCGGGCGGCATTGAAGGGCAATTCGGGCAAGTACTGCCGGATTACGCCTTCCTCGGCGGCGCCCTGGCTTATTCGGCGAGCGGCGTGCGACTGGACGTCACGCGTAACGACGCCTCGTTCGCCAGCGTTGGCCTGACGCCGAACCAGCGTGCGGTCGGTGCCGCTGCCGAGCGTTTGGGTGCCGGTAATGCACTGTTCGAAACCCTGTTGCTGTCGCCGAGCGCCGCCGCTGCGCAAGATGCCTTCCAGCAACTGTCCGGCGAGATTCACCCGGCCA
This window encodes:
- the eprS gene encoding autotransporter serine peptidase EprS — translated: MDVRFKPASVGTLLLVICANPAQAQYLESGKPGDPASWRSAEFLRDWGLNRMQADQAYAAGITGKGVKIGALDSGFDAAHPEFASDRYHPVLASGSYLDGSLFNVNGTLNPNNDSHGTHVVGTMGASRDGTGMHGVAYNAQIYVGNTNKNDSFLFGPNPDPRYFKAVYDALADAGVRAINNSWGSQPPDVSYRTLADLHAAYAQHWNKGTWLDAAADVSRRGVINVFSAGNSGYPNASVRSALPYFQPDLEGHWLAVSGLDQSNQQKYNQCGLAKYWCITTPGAKIDSTIPDGGYAIKSGTSMAAPHATGALALVMERYPYMNNQQALEVLLTTATQLDGSVTDVPTERVGWGVANLYRAMRGPGQLLGAFDVHLAAGQSDVWSNDISDKALIQRQSEDLAEHSAWQQTLQSKGWQNGVPAGASQQDQTDYAVGLARDAAAAGRVYQGSLIKSGDGRLTLTGENTYRGPTTVNGGLLTVNGSLTSAVTVNDGGTLGGSGRIAALTANSGGRVAPGNSIGTLNVAGDVTFAPGSTYAVELSPTSSDRIVAGGIAAINGATVSLSLENSPTLLSTAETKSLLGRQFDILQAAGGIQGRFGAVLPDYLFIGGSLGYSDNGIGLNVERNATSFASVGRTPNQRSVATAVEGLGAGNSVYESLLLSATASDAQQAFQQLSGEVYPALGSVLINDSRQLRDAIGERLHDAQATQSNGWIKALGAWGSTDSRHDTAGYNTSIGGLLAGVDGALDEQTRIGLVTGYSDSSLSMGSGTHSSAKVDSYHLGAYAGHELGAWRLSTGAAYSWHRADVKRDLQYGNVSAKQKAKVDAATTQVFGEAAYRLNLQPLALEPFVNLAYVHLDTDSFTEKGDAAALKSGDDQRDAVLSTLGVRAIKTFDLPSAQKLEVSGHLGWQHSLTDIESEQHLRFASGSTPYTVESSPLVRDAALVGVQASLALTRDVRINLDYTGQLASREKQHGVGLSLNWQF
- a CDS encoding autotransporter serine protease, with translation MKNNNTPAQSGGCFRLKTLNFALLCALASWGSAHAAPYVESGRAGDPGSWRSAEFQADWGLGAIGADYAYAAGYTGKGVKLGIFDQPVYAAHPEFSGSNKVITLVTTGIREYTDPYIPVKAGDAFRYDGSPSVGSDGKLGAHGTHVGGIAAGSRDGGPMHGVAFGAQIISADNGDPGPEDGIVRGNDGAVYKAGWDALIASGARIINNSWGIGITDRFDLGGRDPAYPHFTVNDAQVQFNEIRTLLGTKPGGAYDGAIAAARSGIVTIFAAGNDYNLNNPDAIAGLGYFVPDIAPNWITVAALQKNPDLASANPYIMSTFSSRCGYTASFCVSAPGTKIFSSIIEGTNADNLTTGYKNYNGTSMAAPHVAGSMAVLMERFPYMSGDQVASVLRTTATDLGAPGIDALYGWGMINLRKGIDGPAMFVTEQDIPEEFRIKGAYGSGQFVADLPGIGAIIDAGKPTERVCTDITCGLDTWRNDISGHGGLTKQGIGTLVLTGNNTYSGPTLVNQGRLAINGSLQSAVTVNDGGILGGNGRITALTANSGGTVAPGNSIGTLNVAGDVTFAPGSIYAVEVSPTSSDLIVAGGKAVIEGATVTMSLENSPTLLSTSEVKSLLGTQFNILQAAGGIEGQFGQVLPDYAFLGGALAYSASGVRLDVTRNDASFASVGLTPNQRAVGAAAERLGAGNALFETLLLSPSAAAAQDAFQQLSGEIHPAIGTLLINESRYLRDAVGERLRERDLFDAGAPTDDRSNAWLKVLGAWGKSDGGSKYADSTSSIGGLLAGVDGLIAEDTRLGFVTGYSDSSLSMGEGTHSSASVDSYHLGAYLGHQIDALRLTAGAAYSWHRIDVKRDLQFGGVSGKQKTKRDATTAQLFTEAAYDLGLQPMNLEPFANLAYVHLNSDSFTEKGDAAALKGGEDNRDVVLSTLGVRAKRTFALSEKHQLELGASLGWQHNLSSVDADSHLAFVNGNSAFTVQSVSMDRDAAVVGVRAGLALNRDVRVNLDYNGLIGSNEKDHGVGLTLDWQF